The sequence below is a genomic window from Sphingobium sp. EP60837.
TCTTCGTCCCACGCTCGACGATCTTGGTGACCGCGCCGGTCCGCCGGTCGAGGTGGAAGCGCAGCGACAGGCGGTGGAGATGGACGAACACATCGTCCGACAGCCGCCGCCCGGCTTCCTGCCCGACGCGTTCGAACACCGCATTACGCAGATTGTCGAACAGCACGCTGCCAAAACGCGCGCCCGCATAGGCGACCACCAGCGCGACGGCGAGCCCGGCGGCGGGCTCCATCCCCGGCGCCATCCGGTCCACCGCGCCCTTATAGGCAAAGGGCATGGCAAGGCTGACGACCTTCGCCAGCAGGACCAGCAGCATGGCGATGGTGACACGCCGTCGCAGCGCCGGCGCATCGGCTGGCCAGAGATAGGGTAGAAAACGCCGCAGCGTCGCCCAGACGGGGGGGAGTGGTGTGTTGTCAGGGGTGGATGGCGGCATGGGGGCTATGTAGGTCCGAAGTGCCTACCCCACAATAAGCCCCTCCCGCTGGTGGAGCGGAAGGGGAGGGTGCGATTGCGCAGCAATCGCCAGCAACGTCTCTACCAATCCAGCGGTCGCTTCGCTCGCCGACCCACCCAACCCTTCAAACGAGTCACGCGCCTCGTTTGAACTTGAAAGGGAGGGGTGCGGATCAATCCCGCAGCAATTCGTTGATCCCCGTTTTCGACCGCGTCTGCGCGTCCACCCGCTTCACGATGACCGCGCAGTAGAGGCTCGGCCCAGGCGTGCCGTCAGGCAGCGGCTTGCCCGGCAGGTTGCCTGGCACGACCACCGAATAAGGCGGCACTTCGCCCATGAAGACCTCGCCGGTGGTGCGGTCGATGATCTTGGTGGACTGGCCGATGAACACGCCCATCGACAGCACCGAGCCCTTGCCGATGCGCACGCCTTCGACCACTTCGGAACGCGCGCCGATGAAGCAGTTATCTTCGATGATGACCGGGTCTGCCTGCAGCGGTTCCAGTACGCCACCGATGCCGACGCCGCCCGAAAGGTGCACATTCTTACCGATCTGCGCGCAGCTGCCGACCGTCACCCAGGTATCGACCATCGTCCCTTCATCGACGAACGCGCCGATGTTCACGAAGCTCGGCATCAGGATG
It includes:
- the dapD gene encoding 2,3,4,5-tetrahydropyridine-2,6-dicarboxylate N-succinyltransferase produces the protein MSQDLIATIDAAWEDRANVSVSTQGAVRQAVDKALAMLDSGAARVAEPTGDGWQVNQWLKKAVLLSFRLNDNVMIDNGPGAGHWWDKVPSKFAGWDEAAFRAAGFRAVPGSFARAGAHIAKNVILMPSFVNIGAFVDEGTMVDTWVTVGSCAQIGKNVHLSGGVGIGGVLEPLQADPVIIEDNCFIGARSEVVEGVRIGKGSVLSMGVFIGQSTKIIDRTTGEVFMGEVPPYSVVVPGNLPGKPLPDGTPGPSLYCAVIVKRVDAQTRSKTGINELLRD